From the Streptomyces sp. NBC_00654 genome, the window GCCGGTGCGCCGCCCGCCGGATGCGGTGGTTCAGGGCGGTGACACGTGGGGCGACCGGGCGGGCGAGCGGGGTGATCCGCGCCATGTCGGGGAAGGTGAGGGTCGCGACGCGGGCTCCCCCGCCGGTGAGCGCCGCGAACATCGCCTCCAGGTGGCCGGCGACCTCGTCGGCGTCGAAGCGGGGCCGCAGCAGGTCGTTGACGCCCGCGACGACGGTGGCCAGGTCCGGCCGCAGAGCCAGGGCCGGGGCGAGCTGCTCTTCCCGGACCTGCCCGGCGAGCCGGCCGCGTACGGCCAGATTGGCGTACTGGACACCGGGGTTGTGCGGCGCGAGCCGCTCGGCGAGCCGGTCGGCCCAGCCCCGCAGCCCTGTGGTGTCGTCGCCGTCGCCCAGCCCCTCCGTCTGGCTGTCCCCGAGGGCGACGAAGCGCCGCACCCGGTCATCGCCCGGCACGGGCCGCCTCCCTCTCCCGCAGGATCGCCGCGGTGTGCGTGCACCAGTCCCGGTTGCCCAGCTCGAAGTCCAGGCCGCGCCGGCAGGTCAGATAGGGCCCGATCCGCTCGCCGTGGCGCAGGAACTCCTCCTCGCTGCGCTCACCGCGCATGTTCCGCAGCAGCTCGCCGAACCGTCCGATCTTCGCCTCGGCGAAGGTGGCCCGTTCGGTGAGCTGTGCGATCAGGGTCCCGGTGTCCAGATGGTCGGCGGCCTGCACCTTGACGAGCAGGTCGTCACGGATGAAGGAGGGCTTGGTGGCCGATTCCGCGAACTGTTCCAGTTCGGCCAGGCCGGTGTCGGTGACACGGAACAGGCGCTTGTTGGGCCGGGCCTCCTGAACCACCTCACGGCCCGTGATCAGCCCTTCCTTCTCCAGCTTCGTCAGCTCGGCGTACAGCTGCTGCGGCAGCGCGTGCCAGAAGTTCGCCACTCCCGTGCCGAACGCCTTGGCCAGCTGGTACCCGCTGAGCTCCACGTCGAGCAGCGCCGCCAGCACGGCGTGACGCAAGGCCAATCGGACCGCCCCCTTCTCACCTCTGTCCACGAACACCACCTCCATGATAGTCAAGAAAATGACTAATCACTTCCATGAGTATCCAGGAGGAGTCATGACCGCCGCGGACCGCTTCCGTGCCGCCGTCGACAGCCGCGATCCCACCGCCCTGGAGGACCTGTTCACCGAGGACGTCCGCTTCTACAGCCCGGTGAAGTTCACGCCGTTCGAAGGCAGGCCGATGGTGCTGGGGCTCCTCGGGGTCCTCCTGCGCACCTTCGCGGACTTCCGCTACGTCGGACGCTTCGACGGCGCCGCGCAGACGGGCACCGATGGCACCGAGTCCCCCTCGGCCGCCCTGCTCTTCCGCGCCACCGTGAAGGGCAAGGAGATCCACGGCATCGACCTGCTCCACTTCGACGACGACGGGCGGATCAAGGAGTTCACCGTGATGGTCCGTCCGCAGTCCGCGGTGCATGTGCTGAGCGAGGCGGTCCTCGCCGGCCTGGTCGCCGACGGCCTCGTCCCCGCCCCGTCGGATCACTGAGGACCCGTCCCGTCGTGCCCGGCCGGCCGGCCGCTGCCGCACCGCTGGGGGCGTACGCCCTTGGCGGCCCCGAAATCTCGTCGCGGCCGCCGAGGGGCGGTACCTAGGCTGACCGTATGACCCATACGAAGACCTCGTACGTCTGTCTGCCCTGCCGGGCCTCGTACAAGCAGCCCTATGACAGCGAGAGGCAGCGGATCTGC encodes:
- a CDS encoding PadR family transcriptional regulator; protein product: MALRHAVLAALLDVELSGYQLAKAFGTGVANFWHALPQQLYAELTKLEKEGLITGREVVQEARPNKRLFRVTDTGLAELEQFAESATKPSFIRDDLLVKVQAADHLDTGTLIAQLTERATFAEAKIGRFGELLRNMRGERSEEEFLRHGERIGPYLTCRRGLDFELGNRDWCTHTAAILREREAARAGR
- a CDS encoding nuclear transport factor 2 family protein, translated to MTAADRFRAAVDSRDPTALEDLFTEDVRFYSPVKFTPFEGRPMVLGLLGVLLRTFADFRYVGRFDGAAQTGTDGTESPSAALLFRATVKGKEIHGIDLLHFDDDGRIKEFTVMVRPQSAVHVLSEAVLAGLVADGLVPAPSDH
- a CDS encoding SGNH/GDSL hydrolase family protein; translated protein: MPGDDRVRRFVALGDSQTEGLGDGDDTTGLRGWADRLAERLAPHNPGVQYANLAVRGRLAGQVREEQLAPALALRPDLATVVAGVNDLLRPRFDADEVAGHLEAMFAALTGGGARVATLTFPDMARITPLARPVAPRVTALNHRIRRAAHRHGVVVADTAHHSVVTDPRLWSPDRLHAGPLGHDRIAAAVAEALGVPGADDSWTHPLPGPRETTPAGWRTAAGDLRWAASFLGPWLVRRLQGRSSGDGRTAKRPDLLPVRR